The following coding sequences are from one Thermaerobacter subterraneus DSM 13965 window:
- a CDS encoding flagellar export protein FliJ: protein MAMASGEPFRLQRVWDVRRLEALARLGEWGRWQARAQQAQEEATLLEAQRRQAAGELAAVGPARPALEMVARWRELEHLGLRCQAAAGRAQVLRREAETRQQAAVAARREEQACERLYDRHQRRQRLEAARREQAHLDEVAGRRAAREEATGHDPW from the coding sequence ATGGCCATGGCAAGCGGGGAGCCGTTCCGCTTGCAACGGGTATGGGACGTACGCCGCCTGGAGGCCCTGGCCCGGCTGGGGGAGTGGGGTCGCTGGCAGGCCCGCGCCCAGCAGGCGCAAGAGGAAGCGACCTTGCTGGAGGCCCAGCGGCGGCAGGCGGCGGGCGAGCTGGCGGCCGTGGGGCCGGCCCGGCCGGCCTTGGAGATGGTGGCCCGCTGGCGGGAACTGGAGCATCTGGGGCTCCGCTGCCAGGCGGCGGCCGGGCGGGCCCAGGTCCTGCGGCGCGAGGCCGAAACCCGCCAGCAGGCGGCCGTCGCGGCCCGGCGGGAGGAACAGGCCTGCGAGCGGCTCTACGACCGCCACCAGCGGCGGCAGCGCCTGGAGGCGGCGCGGCGGGAGCAGGCCCATCTGGACGAGGTGGCGGGTCGCCGGGCGGCGAGGGAGGAGGCGACGGGCCATGACCCGTGGTGA
- a CDS encoding flagellar hook capping FlgD N-terminal domain-containing protein: MAITSSTAQAAAAGSGPGSTGGAAGRSGPGGPGGLAPDAFFRLLAAQLRYQDPLQPMQDTAFVAQLAQLTQLEETRALRAALSGLSALPLLGRTVEITTAQGTRTGTVTGVRMDPAAPGLMIDGRPVAWADVLDLRLAGEAEPAGGPAGRPVTA; this comes from the coding sequence ATGGCCATTACCAGCAGCACGGCACAAGCGGCGGCGGCGGGTTCCGGCCCGGGCAGCACCGGCGGCGCGGCCGGCCGGTCCGGCCCGGGCGGTCCGGGCGGCTTGGCCCCCGACGCCTTCTTCCGGTTGCTGGCGGCCCAGCTGCGCTATCAGGACCCGCTGCAGCCCATGCAGGACACCGCCTTTGTGGCCCAGCTGGCCCAGCTCACCCAGCTGGAGGAGACCCGGGCCCTGCGGGCGGCCCTCAGCGGGCTTTCGGCCCTGCCCCTGCTGGGCCGGACGGTGGAGATCACCACCGCCCAGGGGACCCGGACCGGCACGGTCACGGGGGTGCGGATGGATCCTGCCGCACCGGGCCTGATGATCGACGGCCGGCCCGTGGCCTGGGCCGACGTGCTGGACCTGCGCCTGGCGGGTGAGGCGGAGCCCGCGGGCGGGCCGGCAGGGCGCCCGGTGACGGCGTGA
- a CDS encoding flagellar hook-length control protein FliK, with the protein MASLPAGQAGPLLPGAAGVVVPVSQGTGIPGGPAAAQAAGPPIRGEGEPLAPAAAAAPGMASPAAARLPGAAGGGPVDAGRWAAAVARWIEGLEWHRTGDRHRLRLELAPAHLGPLHVEVAGDGSVLAARLTVFHPDTLALVQRHLDELRQALTARGYQIQGLEVGLAAGGAPGQAGQQGPGGQGGPGTAWAWAAGGVPSAPGPGPGDVPSAGPGTAALPGGGRGRLDVRI; encoded by the coding sequence ATGGCGAGCCTGCCTGCGGGCCAGGCTGGGCCGCTGCTGCCGGGGGCGGCCGGGGTCGTGGTGCCGGTCTCCCAGGGGACCGGCATCCCCGGCGGCCCGGCCGCGGCGCAAGCGGCCGGGCCGCCGATAAGAGGTGAAGGAGAACCCCTGGCACCGGCGGCTGCCGCGGCCCCGGGGATGGCCTCGCCGGCGGCGGCCCGGCTGCCGGGAGCGGCGGGCGGCGGCCCCGTGGACGCCGGCCGGTGGGCGGCGGCGGTGGCCCGCTGGATCGAAGGGCTCGAGTGGCACCGGACAGGCGACCGGCACCGGTTGCGACTGGAACTGGCTCCGGCCCACCTGGGACCCCTGCACGTGGAGGTCGCGGGGGACGGCAGCGTGCTGGCGGCCCGCCTCACGGTGTTCCACCCCGACACCCTGGCCCTGGTCCAGCGTCACCTGGACGAACTCCGCCAGGCCCTGACCGCCCGCGGCTACCAGATTCAGGGTCTCGAAGTGGGGCTGGCAGCCGGCGGGGCGCCCGGCCAGGCCGGGCAGCAGGGGCCGGGCGGCCAGGGTGGCCCGGGCACGGCCTGGGCCTGGGCCGCAGGCGGGGTCCCGAGCGCGCCCGGCCCCGGCCCGGGGGATGTTCCTTCTGCCGGCCCGGGCACGGCGGCCTTGCCGGGAGGGGGCCGCGGGCGGCTGGACGTCCGGATCTAG